A genomic window from Pocillopora verrucosa isolate sample1 chromosome 7, ASM3666991v2, whole genome shotgun sequence includes:
- the LOC131781459 gene encoding uncharacterized protein: MFDMFHCALACLRNNLCLSLNMASSRGTERKLWCELLSSDKNRNAENYHKNTSSHHFSILQSPCSSSPCQNKGTCIPNFNSNTFDCLCKESFLGEFCEKAVKSCKEIYEANKSNVSKLVSLHLGSQPTSVLCHMGDFGCGDGGWTPVMKINGNKSTFHYRSNYWSNTSEYNTAGGETGFDSQETKLPSYWNTSFSKICLGMKIGERIRFIVINMKASSLYSLIADGKHRRTSLGRETWKKLIGLEASLQNNCNREGFNAKCDRLPFAKARIGIVSNNENDCLNGDSRIGFGTGGEWDDTNTCGNEASYGPDNGDKHIKAMGYILVH; encoded by the exons ATGTTCGACATGTTTCATTGTGCCCTGGCGTGCCTCCGAAATAATTTGTGCCTCTCATTAAACATGGCCTCTTCTCGTGGAACAGAAAGAAAGCTTTGGTGCGAATTACTGTCCTCCGATAAGAACAGAAACGCTGAGAACTACCACAAAAACACGAGTTCGCATCATTTTTCCATTCTGCAG TCTCCATGTTCTTCATCGCCgtgtcaaaacaaaggaacCTGCATCCCGAATTTTAACTCCAACACTTTTGATTGTCTTTGTAAAGAAAGTTTCTTGGGAGAATTTTGCGAGAAAG CTGTAAAATCATGCAAGGAAATATATGAGGCAAACAA ATCAAACGTGAgtaaacttgtttctcttcatCTGGGCTCACAGCCAACCTCTGTTCTCTGTCACATGGGAGATTTTGGAtgcggagatggaggatggacacCAGTCATGAAGATTAACGGCAACAAG tctacCTTTCACTATCGCTCGAATTACTGGAGTAATACAAGTGAATACAACACTGCTGGAGGGGAGACTGGGTTCGACTCACAGGAAACGAAGTTACCTTCTtactggaacacatccttctccaagatctgtctcggtatgaagatcggTGAACGGATCAGATTCATTGTAATCAATATGAAGGCCAGCTCTCTttactcactgatcgctgacgGAAAACACCGACGCACCTCATTGGGTCGTGAAACGTGGAAGAAGCTCATTGGCTTAGAGGCCTCCCTGCAAAATAACTGTAACAGGGAAGGGTTCAACGCTAAGTGTGACAGGTTGCCATTCGCCAAAGCAAGAATCGGAATCGTTTCCAACAACGAAAATGATTGCTTGAATGGTGACTCAAGGATTGGGTTTGGTACCGGAGGGGAATGGGATGACACCAACACGTGTGGAAACGAGGCTTCTTATGGCCCAGATAATGGAGACAAGCATATTAAGGCCATGGGATATATTTTAGTGCAttaa